Proteins encoded together in one Streptomyces sp. NBC_01216 window:
- a CDS encoding phage tail tape measure protein — protein sequence MATYNLTVQLTAQANSLISGLRSAADAARDLGRRTRELDRRLTALDASSRRTARQIDLLGARAQATAARLGALGTRGGQTGDRLRRAGSDAGVLERSLKGAGRQASALTRLLAGGALVLGTGQLIEEGNRYQRQMNVFQAVTSATAGQMQRAAWMANQLGNDLTLPTTTAADAAEAMVELAKAGFRTDQAISATRASLQLASAAGVNAADSARYLGDIMDQFGLGADQAARASDILAATANNASGGIIDIYYAMRYAGPVAAGLGVSMEDAASAVGMLGKAGILGQTAGTALRGMMANLAAPTKDMRNGLKALGIEAWDTQGRFKGLRYVIEELSRAQHEMSQQDFTAAVKSAMGKPAMSGAIALAHQGTESFDALNLAVRQTGAAAQITAARGQGLAGAMTLLKKQTRQTGLALYDAMAPGLEYVTRLMTSGLSGATPYLVAAIEYGRDLAALYGPELKQRAREGLGGLIDEAEQLLGPLEDLGEEALADGLHVLINAGKALMTVLDNLADGLSPIARALTDVSDESDGAANSLDIVVMVLDAAASAVAYLSGALVPIGTIVGSLVSGFGSLPGPVQTAILAMLLARRVSPVMSNLATTVRGRVGGAFQSLNQQMVVQRALATASGQSVTRYGAAFAVLQTRVPVIGAMTASFRSASTAGSGFRGTLSGITRAAGTGLTSAMRGLVGVMGGPWGLALTGVTVGLGLLADRQQKAAERAAAHEQRISDLTEALLASNGAIDANVRAQAAKFLMDTKTADGGQRLVDVMKNAGVSLSELTDAYLGQGQTLDGLQGRLQAVADAHDDVWQTNEFGDTWQGYDVLGRRAQDAADALDGVKGEMHESVQRAKDLAAAQRGTGQGVTAYGKLKAAVGALADRTADADQRTRALKDALDLLSGGSISLQAAEARVNSAILNVNEALDDGIDKADGFGKALLNNNGTLNTTTRNGQQLYQSLTSLSDAAADAAVSAYALAQQNGKSLPESLAAAREQMDKARTAAVKAAQGYGLLPEQAEAVADSLGLLPSKVSLLLETEGMDSTLADLLAVQAEFDRLPKATTIRVDSLSEDAQKKLKDLGFTVKTVPGTREIKITAPTKGARGTLKALIDQLATVPGSKNVKVSAATQEALASLQAMQDKLRTTPNAKTVTISAPTAAARQELEDLGFKIRTLPDGKAEVTVPTQPPLTSVGTIQGAINSIYGRNVGVGVFLKATSWDQDANGIPDSIQARADGAVVDYFADGGLRGVRRENHVAQIAPAGSWRVWAEPETQGEAYVPLAASKRPRSKAIVEEVVRRFGGDVTWYAAGGLSGWSYAPSGGGSELVSVSSIRSDSMRTVKRKGKEVEVFDLARFEKNLDKAVRRTERWRKDLRTVARRAGQDVADALEAMGEDGIELTHKMATGSSKYLKEMASDLQRLGLVAKATLGDFTAQLRQAVKDQSAFEQNLAKLAALGYGDLAARLAEQGDEAAEKLAAEAVKNPKRARQANDVARAAARTLAAEELTDLLTIISAIRTSTTGIHKVADTTGLEEDRIIEVGNLGQSRIKSALGARATRFLSDLAKANKGLAYANGGVWEPGIYSSPTALIKFAEASTGGEAFIPLAPAKRAAATTVLTDVAQRFGLQLAPAEAAPAPVRTVDARPAGTVQVVVVRERQPLIGTMPVSVTSAQATPQQIGAEVMRRLRNAQRGGRL from the coding sequence ATGGCGACGTACAACCTCACCGTCCAGCTGACGGCGCAGGCCAACAGCCTGATCTCCGGGCTGCGTTCGGCCGCCGACGCCGCCCGCGACCTGGGCCGCCGCACCCGCGAGCTCGACCGCCGCCTCACCGCTCTCGACGCCTCCAGCCGACGTACCGCCCGGCAGATCGACCTTCTCGGCGCACGCGCCCAGGCCACCGCCGCCCGCCTCGGCGCCCTCGGCACCCGTGGCGGTCAGACCGGCGACCGCCTGCGCCGTGCGGGCAGCGACGCTGGCGTACTGGAGCGCTCCCTCAAGGGCGCCGGTCGGCAGGCCAGCGCCCTCACGCGCCTCCTCGCCGGAGGCGCCCTCGTCCTGGGCACCGGCCAGCTCATCGAGGAGGGCAACCGCTACCAGCGGCAGATGAACGTCTTCCAGGCGGTGACCAGCGCCACCGCCGGGCAGATGCAGCGCGCCGCCTGGATGGCCAACCAACTCGGCAACGACCTCACCCTGCCGACCACCACCGCGGCCGACGCCGCCGAGGCGATGGTGGAGCTGGCGAAGGCGGGCTTCCGTACCGACCAGGCCATCAGCGCCACTCGGGCCTCGCTCCAGCTCGCCTCCGCCGCCGGGGTCAACGCGGCCGACTCGGCCCGCTATCTCGGCGACATCATGGACCAGTTCGGCCTCGGCGCCGACCAGGCCGCCCGCGCCTCCGACATCCTCGCCGCCACCGCGAACAACGCCTCCGGCGGCATCATCGACATCTACTACGCGATGCGGTACGCCGGGCCGGTCGCCGCCGGCCTGGGCGTGAGCATGGAGGACGCGGCCAGCGCGGTCGGCATGCTCGGCAAGGCCGGCATCCTCGGCCAGACCGCCGGCACCGCGCTGCGCGGCATGATGGCCAACCTCGCCGCGCCCACCAAGGACATGCGCAACGGGCTGAAGGCCCTCGGTATCGAGGCGTGGGACACGCAGGGCCGGTTCAAGGGCCTGCGGTACGTCATCGAGGAGCTGAGCCGCGCCCAGCACGAGATGTCGCAGCAGGACTTCACCGCCGCGGTGAAGAGTGCGATGGGCAAGCCCGCCATGTCCGGCGCCATCGCGCTCGCCCACCAGGGGACCGAGTCGTTCGACGCGCTCAACCTCGCCGTACGCCAGACGGGCGCGGCCGCGCAGATCACCGCCGCCCGCGGCCAGGGACTGGCCGGCGCGATGACGCTGCTCAAGAAGCAGACGCGGCAGACCGGCCTCGCGCTGTACGACGCGATGGCGCCGGGACTGGAGTACGTGACCCGGCTCATGACGAGCGGCCTGTCCGGCGCAACGCCGTACCTCGTCGCGGCGATCGAGTACGGGCGCGATCTGGCGGCCCTCTACGGGCCGGAGCTCAAGCAGCGGGCCCGGGAGGGTCTGGGCGGTCTGATCGACGAGGCGGAGCAGCTCCTCGGCCCGCTGGAGGACCTGGGCGAAGAAGCCCTCGCCGACGGGCTGCACGTCCTCATCAACGCTGGTAAGGCCCTGATGACCGTGCTGGACAACCTGGCGGACGGGTTGAGCCCCATCGCCAGAGCCCTTACCGACGTAAGTGACGAGTCGGACGGTGCCGCCAACTCCCTCGACATCGTCGTGATGGTGCTGGACGCCGCGGCTTCCGCGGTCGCGTACCTCTCCGGCGCCCTGGTGCCGATCGGGACGATCGTCGGCAGTCTGGTCTCCGGGTTCGGCTCCCTGCCCGGCCCCGTCCAGACGGCGATCCTCGCCATGCTGCTGGCCCGCCGCGTCAGTCCGGTGATGTCCAACCTGGCCACGACCGTCCGTGGCCGGGTGGGCGGGGCGTTCCAGTCCCTCAACCAGCAGATGGTCGTACAGCGTGCTCTGGCCACGGCCTCGGGACAGTCGGTGACCCGTTACGGGGCGGCCTTCGCGGTCCTGCAGACCCGGGTTCCGGTGATCGGCGCGATGACGGCCTCGTTCCGGTCCGCCTCCACGGCCGGATCCGGCTTCCGGGGCACCCTCAGCGGCATCACCCGGGCCGCCGGCACCGGTCTGACCAGCGCGATGCGCGGTCTGGTCGGAGTCATGGGCGGACCGTGGGGACTGGCGCTGACCGGTGTCACCGTCGGGCTCGGCCTTCTCGCCGACCGGCAGCAGAAGGCCGCCGAGAGGGCGGCCGCGCACGAACAGCGGATCAGCGACCTGACCGAGGCACTGCTCGCCTCCAACGGTGCCATCGACGCCAACGTCCGGGCCCAGGCCGCGAAGTTCCTGATGGACACGAAGACGGCCGACGGAGGCCAGCGCCTGGTCGACGTCATGAAGAACGCGGGCGTCTCGCTGTCCGAGCTCACCGACGCCTACCTCGGGCAGGGCCAGACCCTGGATGGCCTCCAGGGTCGGCTGCAGGCGGTCGCCGACGCGCACGACGACGTGTGGCAGACCAACGAGTTCGGCGACACCTGGCAGGGCTACGACGTCCTGGGCCGCAGAGCGCAGGACGCCGCCGACGCCCTGGACGGCGTCAAGGGCGAGATGCACGAGTCCGTCCAGCGCGCCAAGGACCTCGCCGCAGCTCAGCGGGGCACCGGTCAGGGCGTCACCGCCTACGGCAAGCTCAAGGCCGCCGTCGGCGCCCTGGCCGACCGGACGGCCGACGCCGACCAGCGCACCCGCGCGCTCAAGGACGCCCTCGATCTGCTCTCCGGCGGCAGCATCTCCCTCCAGGCAGCCGAGGCGCGCGTCAACAGCGCCATCCTCAACGTGAACGAGGCCCTGGACGACGGGATCGACAAGGCCGACGGATTCGGCAAGGCCCTGCTGAACAACAACGGCACGCTGAACACCACGACCCGCAACGGCCAGCAGCTCTACCAGTCCCTCACGTCCCTGAGCGACGCCGCCGCCGACGCCGCGGTCTCGGCGTACGCCCTCGCCCAGCAGAACGGCAAGTCGCTGCCCGAGTCCCTGGCCGCCGCCCGCGAGCAGATGGACAAGGCGCGCACGGCCGCGGTCAAGGCCGCCCAGGGCTACGGGCTGCTGCCCGAGCAGGCGGAGGCGGTCGCGGACAGCCTCGGCCTGCTGCCGTCGAAGGTGTCGCTGCTGCTGGAGACCGAGGGCATGGACTCCACGCTCGCGGATCTCCTCGCCGTGCAGGCCGAGTTCGACCGGCTGCCGAAGGCGACCACGATCCGCGTGGACTCGCTCAGCGAGGACGCGCAGAAGAAGCTGAAGGACCTCGGCTTCACCGTGAAGACCGTCCCCGGCACCCGGGAAATCAAGATCACGGCTCCCACGAAGGGCGCCCGCGGCACCCTGAAGGCGCTCATCGACCAGCTCGCTACGGTCCCCGGCAGCAAGAACGTCAAGGTCAGCGCCGCCACGCAGGAGGCGCTCGCCTCCCTGCAGGCGATGCAGGACAAGCTGCGCACCACGCCCAACGCGAAGACGGTCACGATCAGCGCGCCCACCGCCGCCGCCCGCCAGGAGCTGGAGGACCTCGGCTTCAAGATCCGCACCCTGCCGGACGGCAAGGCCGAGGTCACGGTGCCGACGCAGCCGCCCCTCACCTCGGTCGGCACGATTCAGGGTGCGATCAACAGCATCTACGGACGGAACGTCGGCGTCGGCGTCTTCCTCAAGGCCACCTCGTGGGACCAGGACGCCAACGGCATCCCCGACTCCATCCAGGCCCGCGCAGACGGTGCCGTCGTCGACTACTTCGCCGACGGCGGCCTCCGGGGCGTACGACGGGAGAACCACGTCGCGCAGATCGCCCCGGCCGGCTCCTGGCGCGTGTGGGCCGAGCCGGAGACGCAGGGCGAGGCGTACGTACCGCTCGCCGCGAGCAAGCGCCCCCGCAGCAAGGCGATCGTCGAGGAGGTCGTCCGGCGCTTCGGCGGCGACGTCACCTGGTACGCGGCCGGCGGCCTGTCCGGCTGGTCCTACGCCCCCTCCGGCGGCGGAAGCGAGCTCGTGTCGGTGTCGTCGATCCGGTCGGACTCCATGCGCACCGTGAAGCGGAAGGGCAAGGAGGTCGAGGTCTTCGACCTGGCGAGGTTCGAGAAGAACCTCGACAAGGCGGTGCGGCGGACCGAGCGGTGGCGCAAGGACCTTCGGACCGTCGCCCGGCGCGCGGGTCAGGACGTGGCCGACGCGCTCGAAGCCATGGGTGAGGACGGCATCGAGCTGACCCACAAGATGGCCACCGGCTCCTCGAAGTACCTCAAGGAGATGGCCTCCGACCTTCAGCGGCTGGGCCTGGTCGCGAAGGCGACCCTCGGCGACTTCACCGCCCAGCTCCGGCAGGCCGTGAAGGACCAGAGTGCCTTCGAGCAGAACCTGGCCAAGCTCGCCGCCCTCGGCTACGGCGACCTCGCGGCGCGGCTCGCCGAACAGGGCGACGAGGCAGCGGAGAAGCTGGCCGCCGAGGCCGTGAAGAACCCGAAGAGGGCGCGGCAGGCCAACGACGTGGCGAGAGCGGCCGCAAGGACGCTCGCGGCCGAGGAGCTCACGGATCTGCTGACCATCATCAGCGCGATCAGGACGAGCACCACCGGCATCCACAAGGTGGCCGACACCACCGGCCTGGAGGAGGACCGGATCATCGAGGTCGGCAACCTCGGCCAGTCACGCATCAAGTCCGCGCTCGGTGCCCGCGCGACCAGGTTTCTCTCCGACCTCGCGAAGGCCAACAAGGGCCTGGCGTACGCGAACGGAGGCGTCTGGGAACCCGGCATCTACTCCTCGCCCACTGCCCTGATCAAGTTCGCGGAAGCGAGCACGGGCGGCGAGGCGTTCATCCCGCTCGCACCGGCCAAGCGCGCGGCGGCCACGACCGTCCTCACCGACGTGGCCCAGCGCTTCGGACTCCAACTCGCCCCGGCCGAAGCAGCCCCCGCGCCCGTACGCACGGTGGACGCCCGCCCGGCAGGAACCGTCCAGGTCGTCGTCGTACGCGAGCGGCAGCCCCTGATCGGCACAATGCCCGTCTCCGTCACCTCGGCGCAGGCCACCCCGCAGCAGATCGGCGCCGAGGTCATGCGCCGCCTCCGCAACGCCCAAAGAGGAGGCCGACTTTGA
- a CDS encoding HK97 gp10 family phage protein, which produces MRSSNQHPNAHPDAAAFRDPIELAAALTRLGPAVRSRTRAITRHHAMLLRVRIQKNASGRPGPNVITAQYRASWDVKVTAGGGGVSAVVFTDAPQSRRLEYGFVGVDRLGRRYRQPPYPHIEPAFRQTEPGFLDALRKGVLPR; this is translated from the coding sequence GTGCGCTCCTCGAACCAACACCCCAACGCCCACCCGGACGCTGCGGCGTTCCGCGACCCGATCGAGCTGGCTGCCGCCCTCACGCGCCTCGGGCCGGCTGTCCGGTCCCGTACGAGGGCCATCACCCGGCACCACGCGATGCTGCTGCGGGTCCGGATCCAGAAGAACGCCTCCGGGCGGCCGGGGCCGAACGTGATCACCGCCCAGTACCGGGCCTCCTGGGACGTGAAGGTGACCGCGGGCGGAGGGGGCGTGAGCGCGGTGGTGTTCACGGACGCGCCGCAGTCGCGGAGGCTGGAGTACGGGTTCGTCGGCGTCGACCGGCTGGGGCGCCGGTATCGGCAGCCGCCCTATCCGCACATCGAGCCCGCGTTCCGGCAGACCGAGCCCGGGTTTCTGGACGCCCTGCGCAAGGGGGTGCTGCCGCGGTGA
- a CDS encoding DUF6093 family protein, with the protein MALDLSGVRRVVEGLLDDELQLWRDADGAAGDDLDETTGELRPDGAAPVLVWEGLGAIVRPGQLVGVPPFGGAVAALPAPTAYQALLPLSLPAVQVDDVVRVSRSVRDGQLTGRRFRVADIGVGTYAVVRVVQLKAVT; encoded by the coding sequence ATGGCGCTTGACCTGTCGGGGGTGCGGCGCGTCGTGGAGGGGCTGCTCGACGATGAGCTCCAGCTGTGGCGGGACGCGGACGGGGCCGCCGGCGACGACCTCGACGAGACGACGGGCGAGCTGCGGCCGGACGGAGCGGCTCCCGTCCTGGTCTGGGAGGGCCTGGGCGCGATCGTGCGGCCAGGGCAACTCGTAGGCGTGCCGCCCTTCGGCGGAGCGGTCGCGGCCCTTCCTGCCCCGACCGCGTACCAGGCGCTCCTTCCTCTGTCCCTGCCAGCGGTGCAGGTCGATGACGTGGTACGGGTATCGCGCTCGGTGCGGGACGGGCAGTTGACCGGCCGCAGGTTTCGCGTCGCCGACATCGGTGTCGGGACCTACGCCGTGGTCCGAGTCGTCCAGTTGAAGGCCGTCACGTGA
- a CDS encoding DUF6183 family protein, translating into MDHRVEKIVSKLPETRDVNSVWAELDRRMADGDVSFLGDLGVELVRRSLSASARVWQYESVLDRAIRLFALAPGGSGVVQLLRVVAGEDRSARKRARYVASLIASAQDANGLRPLFRGARSGAGASNELRACTVHELVVRGVELADMPEALNWASGPGIGRHPLAWLPLRRSELESGADLPSYSVQGSTSSLPFGPVNEVVQPLPLRSGQFAAHESAEADLSSVPAAVANWADESNGRIEARAFGLEHPLDEPDVPRALLGLGLDCLAGHSHRTDFSVARSTAGAVWSVLFAAASSGGAYNHGLYGAYGRLAAWSSLGGLAGAGRDATAPEVQERAAVCGWYRFGAATPWYHHVAWDIGLAALNRDRTRITLLAATDTD; encoded by the coding sequence GTGGATCACCGCGTAGAGAAGATCGTGAGCAAGCTGCCTGAGACCCGGGACGTCAACAGCGTGTGGGCGGAGCTGGACCGCCGCATGGCTGACGGAGATGTCTCGTTCCTCGGAGACCTGGGGGTGGAGCTGGTCCGGCGGTCGCTCTCCGCTTCCGCTCGGGTGTGGCAGTACGAGAGCGTCCTGGACCGCGCGATTCGGCTGTTCGCCCTGGCTCCGGGAGGCAGTGGGGTCGTGCAGCTCCTGCGCGTGGTCGCTGGTGAGGACCGGTCGGCGCGGAAGCGGGCGCGCTATGTGGCGTCCCTGATCGCGTCGGCGCAGGACGCCAACGGTCTTCGTCCGCTGTTCCGTGGTGCGCGCTCGGGTGCGGGAGCCTCCAACGAACTACGGGCCTGCACGGTTCACGAGCTGGTGGTGAGGGGAGTCGAACTCGCCGATATGCCGGAGGCGCTGAACTGGGCTTCCGGTCCGGGGATCGGCCGGCATCCGCTTGCCTGGCTGCCATTGCGACGCTCGGAGCTGGAGTCTGGTGCTGATCTGCCCAGCTACTCAGTTCAGGGAAGCACGTCCTCGCTCCCTTTCGGTCCCGTCAACGAGGTCGTCCAGCCCCTTCCATTGCGCTCTGGGCAGTTCGCCGCGCACGAGTCGGCAGAGGCCGACCTGAGTTCGGTACCCGCCGCTGTGGCCAACTGGGCGGACGAGTCCAACGGCCGGATCGAGGCCCGCGCATTCGGCCTGGAACATCCCCTGGACGAGCCGGACGTACCGCGGGCCCTACTCGGCCTCGGCCTCGACTGCCTCGCCGGCCACAGCCACCGTACGGACTTCTCGGTGGCCCGGTCCACCGCTGGAGCCGTGTGGAGCGTCCTCTTCGCGGCGGCCTCATCGGGCGGGGCGTACAACCATGGCCTGTACGGCGCCTACGGACGTCTCGCCGCCTGGAGCTCCCTTGGCGGGCTCGCCGGGGCGGGGAGGGACGCGACGGCCCCGGAGGTCCAGGAGCGCGCTGCCGTGTGCGGCTGGTACCGCTTCGGCGCTGCGACCCCCTGGTACCACCACGTCGCCTGGGACATCGGGCTGGCCGCCCTGAACCGGGACCGGACCCGGATCACGTTGCTGGCCGCTACGGACACCGACTGA
- a CDS encoding fumarylacetoacetate hydrolase family protein translates to MRLTGESQRLARFEWQGDVLHGRLITTDGDDLLEVLTGDPLRGSAEPTGRRLPLEDVRLLAPVTPGKIVAVGRNYADHIAELSLDTPAAPRLFFKPPSAVIGPGEPIRYPAQSREVHYEAELAVVIGRTARDVTADEALDHVFGYACANDVTARDIQREDGQPSWAKAFDTFCPLGPWIVTNLDPTKLDVRCEVNGTQRQSAGTDTMLHPVASLLAYITAAVTLEPGDVLLTGTPAGVGPVVPGDEVAVHISGIGSLVNPVVGR, encoded by the coding sequence ATGAGGCTGACGGGTGAATCGCAGCGGCTGGCAAGGTTCGAGTGGCAGGGTGACGTCCTTCACGGGCGCCTCATAACCACCGACGGCGACGACCTCCTAGAGGTGCTGACTGGCGATCCGCTGAGGGGCTCGGCGGAGCCCACCGGCCGCCGCCTCCCGCTCGAGGACGTACGTCTACTCGCCCCCGTCACGCCCGGGAAGATCGTCGCGGTCGGCAGGAACTACGCCGACCACATCGCCGAGTTGAGCCTCGACACGCCAGCCGCGCCCCGGCTCTTCTTCAAGCCGCCGTCCGCCGTGATCGGCCCCGGAGAGCCGATTCGCTACCCGGCCCAGTCACGGGAGGTGCACTACGAGGCCGAGCTCGCCGTGGTCATCGGCCGTACGGCCCGCGACGTCACCGCCGACGAGGCGCTGGACCACGTCTTCGGCTACGCCTGCGCCAACGACGTGACCGCCCGGGACATCCAACGGGAGGACGGGCAGCCGTCCTGGGCGAAGGCGTTCGACACGTTCTGCCCGCTCGGCCCGTGGATCGTCACCAACCTCGACCCGACGAAGCTCGACGTGCGCTGTGAGGTCAATGGCACCCAGCGGCAGTCGGCCGGGACGGACACGATGCTGCATCCGGTCGCCTCCCTGCTGGCGTACATCACGGCGGCGGTCACCCTGGAGCCGGGCGATGTGCTGCTGACCGGCACGCCCGCGGGGGTGGGGCCGGTCGTTCCGGGCGATGAGGTGGCGGTACACATCTCCGGCATCGGTTCCCTGGTCAATCCCGTGGTCGGTCGGTAG
- a CDS encoding ATP-binding protein — translation MVSSVPASFLTTSLSGSRAVSADGAHRAPSSVDVAFVREASRVAQARRIGAAWLRNVCRVPQGRVDSAEVVISELVSNAVVHGRGSTVGLRMRRTAGQVRLEVDDRSPSAVPGPRQVGGGAERGRGLWLVKALVDELDGSWGFTADGTVAWCVLPIGPGSSRENGRRTA, via the coding sequence ATGGTGTCCTCGGTTCCCGCCTCGTTCCTCACCACGAGCCTCTCGGGCTCCCGTGCCGTTTCCGCGGATGGGGCACACAGAGCGCCGTCGTCCGTCGACGTCGCCTTCGTACGTGAAGCCTCGCGGGTCGCTCAGGCCCGGCGGATCGGGGCGGCGTGGCTGCGCAACGTGTGCCGTGTGCCCCAGGGCCGTGTCGACTCCGCCGAGGTGGTGATCTCGGAGCTGGTCAGCAACGCGGTCGTCCACGGGCGAGGCAGCACCGTGGGCTTACGGATGAGGCGCACGGCCGGTCAGGTCCGTCTGGAGGTCGACGACCGCTCCCCGTCCGCGGTACCCGGTCCCCGGCAGGTCGGGGGCGGCGCGGAGCGGGGGCGCGGCCTGTGGCTGGTGAAAGCGCTCGTCGACGAGCTCGACGGGAGCTGGGGCTTCACCGCTGACGGCACGGTCGCCTGGTGCGTCCTTCCCATCGGGCCCGGGTCCTCGCGTGAGAACGGGAGGCGGACGGCGTGA
- a CDS encoding TauD/TfdA family dioxygenase: MTPLSVPEYRVALPKELVAELAQRAADLPEWRLGDDGLLSPGTAARYHVVLAGIPHIGEFTATCHRLLDAPEGEGFAVLELAELFDAADSEEAGLRAVTALVSLIATPLRAFDRWPLWKPLGTNLTIDPMRATGSGYNPMHIDVVNSTFPPDYSALLCVRPDPRGRGHSLVSQVRRAVDRLSYADAELLTHPKYVDGAFFELTGVGEEWKPFPILDGLPQSEGFVRFTAKMLADADPADPYIKAARALERELVVGQRRFLLGRGDMLIVNQHLSCHGREALGTGQEDVPEDERRLLLQIFLRGQERHTAEREVVA; encoded by the coding sequence ATGACGCCCCTTTCCGTGCCCGAGTACCGCGTGGCCCTGCCCAAGGAGCTCGTCGCCGAGCTCGCCCAGCGGGCCGCCGACCTGCCCGAGTGGCGGCTCGGCGACGACGGGCTGCTCTCGCCCGGGACCGCAGCGCGGTACCACGTGGTGCTGGCCGGGATCCCCCACATCGGCGAGTTCACCGCGACCTGCCACCGGCTGCTCGACGCCCCGGAGGGCGAGGGCTTCGCGGTCCTGGAGCTGGCCGAGCTGTTCGACGCGGCCGACTCCGAGGAGGCCGGCCTGCGGGCGGTAACCGCGCTGGTCTCCCTGATCGCGACGCCGCTGCGGGCCTTCGACCGCTGGCCGCTGTGGAAGCCGCTGGGCACCAACCTCACCATCGACCCGATGCGGGCCACGGGCTCCGGCTACAACCCGATGCACATCGACGTCGTGAACTCCACCTTCCCGCCGGACTACAGCGCCCTGTTGTGCGTCCGCCCCGACCCGAGAGGACGGGGCCACAGCCTGGTCTCGCAGGTCCGCCGCGCCGTGGACCGGCTCAGCTACGCCGACGCGGAGCTGTTGACCCACCCGAAGTACGTCGATGGGGCGTTCTTCGAGCTCACAGGCGTCGGGGAGGAGTGGAAGCCGTTCCCCATCCTCGATGGCCTGCCGCAGTCGGAGGGCTTCGTCCGGTTCACGGCCAAGATGCTCGCCGACGCCGACCCCGCCGACCCGTACATCAAGGCGGCCCGGGCCCTGGAGCGGGAACTGGTCGTCGGACAGCGGAGGTTCCTGCTCGGCCGGGGCGACATGCTCATCGTCAACCAGCACCTGAGCTGCCACGGCCGCGAGGCCCTCGGAACCGGCCAGGAGGACGTGCCGGAGGACGAGCGCCGGCTCCTGCTGCAGATCTTCCTGCGCGGTCAGGAGCGGCACACGGCGGAGCGGGAGGTCGTGGCATGA